A genome region from Rhodothermia bacterium includes the following:
- a CDS encoding vanadium-dependent haloperoxidase gives MATAYASIQREGTVPPHAARIYAYTAIAYYEGLRLGYPSTRSLAGQLNGLLALPTPSKKHLEWDQVGINAASYVLSELLKQNKALHHDTVQGISALLSTNAGTSEVQYGALLGKEILEYANTDGFLTTRGKQWSAPVSAQAWVPTAPAFAPALEPYWGSLRPFVMKPDYSECVPKAIPSYSEDPESEMYKQAKTVYDISKSLTEDQRSIAIFWADSPAETGTPPGHWIMIGRQMIEEKKLSLLEAADLFVRMSIGLNDAFMAGWYCKYRFNLLRPITAIQRFIDPSWTPLLITPNFPEYVSGHSVGSGASSSVLTSLLGTTSFIDRTHLSRGLGSRSFRSFLDAANEAANSRLYAGIHYPMGNHEGLLVGQCVGSLVSVRIQTH, from the coding sequence ATGGCAACAGCCTACGCCTCTATCCAACGCGAGGGAACCGTCCCGCCTCATGCAGCACGTATCTATGCTTATACCGCGATCGCATATTATGAAGGACTACGGTTAGGCTACCCTTCTACAAGGTCTTTAGCAGGACAACTAAATGGGCTATTGGCATTGCCAACACCTTCTAAAAAGCACTTAGAATGGGATCAAGTGGGCATAAATGCAGCATCCTATGTGTTATCGGAGCTTTTAAAGCAAAACAAAGCCCTCCATCATGATACTGTTCAAGGAATTTCTGCGCTACTTTCTACAAATGCTGGCACAAGCGAAGTTCAGTATGGCGCATTGCTCGGTAAGGAAATTCTGGAGTATGCCAATACCGATGGATTTTTGACCACGCGCGGAAAACAGTGGTCGGCTCCAGTCTCTGCACAAGCTTGGGTTCCTACTGCGCCTGCTTTTGCACCCGCACTCGAACCTTATTGGGGGAGTTTACGGCCTTTTGTCATGAAACCGGACTACAGCGAATGCGTCCCGAAGGCTATACCATCATATAGCGAGGATCCGGAATCGGAAATGTATAAACAAGCAAAAACTGTTTACGACATCTCGAAGTCATTAACAGAAGACCAACGAAGTATTGCTATTTTTTGGGCAGATTCTCCCGCCGAAACTGGTACACCACCTGGGCATTGGATAATGATTGGAAGACAAATGATCGAGGAGAAAAAGCTCTCTTTATTAGAAGCTGCAGATTTGTTTGTGCGTATGAGCATTGGTCTAAATGACGCTTTTATGGCTGGATGGTACTGCAAATACCGCTTTAATTTGCTCAGGCCAATTACGGCCATTCAACGGTTTATAGACCCCTCTTGGACACCTTTGCTTATAACGCCCAATTTTCCAGAATACGTCTCTGGCCACTCGGTGGGTTCGGGAGCTTCTTCTTCTGTACTCACCTCACTTTTGGGAACGACTTCTTTTATAGACAGGACTCATCTTTCACGAGGCTTGGGAAGCCGGTCTTTCCGGTCATTCTTAGATGCGGCCAATGAGGCAGCAAACTCTAGGCTTTATGCTGGTATTCATTACCCAATGGGGAATCATGAGGGCTTGCTTGTAGGCCAATGTGTGGGTAGTTTGGTTAGTGTTCGGATTCAGACTCACTGA
- a CDS encoding FAD-binding oxidoreductase, which translates to MIPQVVVMPDTVGEIRSLFGLSQRIGIPMTFRAAGTSLSGQAVTDGILVDLSRNWRKLWVEDEGWRIRVQPGVIGGHANNALRRYGRKIGPDPASINAAMMGGILSNNASGMCCGVAQNAYHTLESMTLVLPNGQSFDTNVPTSYTRFEREAKDVFDGIRKIRRQILEDPDLVAIIRQKYRTKNTVGYGLNAFLDYEHPLDIIARLMIGGEGTLGFIAEAVLVTVPDYPHKATGILYFPDATSAGHAIPILRETGAAALELMDGMALKSIAELPEAPEVLKTLPDEAVGLLCEYHAPDVWSLDQAMEIADASFLRLRILNKPKFSRNPVNQAKLWKLRKGLYPSAAALRGRGEAILLEDVTFPVEKLGEAISDLQKLLHRHGYANPIIFGHAKDGNLHFVVSQPLEDADVGRYALFMEELSDLVLLKYGGSLKAEHGTGRNIAPFVEAEWGGKAYSIMKQVKRLLDPDNLLNPGVILNNDKAAHIRNLKSLPVVETEVDKCVECGFCENRCPSRDFTLSPRQRIGIRRAIRRLEAAGKHEDVRQLRQEYRFDGLETCAVDGLCALDCPVGINTGDLVKRLRREGHSRFAQKMALQVAQSFRNTVRATRFGLQMGGQVNRVLGRRAMERLTGAAKKLNHTFPKWSDQLQTPPELIAHTPAKADAVYFATCITRTLGDGEGGKPSLLRTFIEVAERAGVSLFLPTSIGGYCCSQIFSSKGYTQAQEYMANYVVEALYQWTEGGKLPVVLDVSSCTQSIRGIRPVLSPRNQRYFDSLTIYDSIEFVAEYLLPRLDIRHKKHRVALHPVCSLYKMGTVEVLEKVAQACALHTFTPEHAGCCGMAGDRGFVVPGLTVAATAREVAELHAVSCDGYYATSRPCELSLGETSGLPFESILYLLEEVTRP; encoded by the coding sequence ATGATTCCCCAGGTGGTGGTCATGCCGGATACGGTTGGGGAAATCCGATCGTTGTTTGGCTTGTCGCAGCGTATAGGTATTCCGATGACGTTTCGTGCGGCTGGCACGAGTCTTTCTGGGCAGGCTGTGACAGATGGTATTTTGGTGGACTTGAGCAGAAATTGGCGTAAGCTCTGGGTGGAGGATGAGGGCTGGCGCATCCGTGTTCAACCGGGCGTTATTGGGGGCCATGCAAACAATGCGCTACGGCGTTATGGGCGCAAAATCGGCCCTGATCCTGCTTCTATCAATGCGGCCATGATGGGCGGGATTTTGTCTAACAATGCCAGTGGGATGTGTTGTGGGGTAGCACAAAATGCCTATCATACCTTAGAAAGTATGACCTTGGTTTTGCCAAATGGCCAATCTTTTGATACGAATGTCCCTACTTCCTATACCCGATTTGAGCGAGAGGCCAAAGATGTTTTTGATGGCATCCGTAAAATCCGGCGTCAAATTTTAGAAGACCCCGATCTTGTAGCGATTATTCGCCAGAAGTACCGAACAAAAAATACGGTGGGCTATGGCCTAAATGCCTTTTTAGATTATGAACATCCTTTAGACATTATCGCCCGTTTGATGATTGGGGGTGAAGGTACGTTGGGCTTCATTGCAGAGGCCGTTTTGGTTACGGTTCCGGATTATCCGCACAAAGCAACGGGCATTTTGTACTTTCCAGATGCAACCAGTGCCGGACATGCCATCCCCATTTTGCGGGAAACAGGTGCTGCCGCACTCGAACTGATGGATGGTATGGCGCTAAAAAGCATTGCGGAGTTGCCAGAAGCGCCGGAAGTCCTCAAAACATTGCCCGACGAAGCGGTTGGGCTTCTTTGCGAATACCATGCACCCGATGTGTGGAGTTTAGACCAAGCGATGGAAATTGCCGACGCTTCTTTTCTACGGCTCCGCATCTTGAACAAGCCCAAATTCTCCCGAAATCCGGTAAATCAGGCGAAGCTCTGGAAACTCCGAAAAGGGCTTTATCCTTCGGCTGCGGCGCTTCGAGGCCGCGGCGAAGCTATCTTGTTGGAAGACGTAACGTTTCCGGTAGAAAAATTAGGCGAAGCCATATCCGATCTCCAGAAACTGCTTCATCGGCACGGGTACGCCAATCCCATTATTTTTGGTCATGCAAAAGATGGGAACCTGCATTTTGTGGTTTCACAGCCTTTGGAAGATGCCGACGTTGGGCGGTATGCGCTTTTTATGGAGGAACTTTCGGACTTGGTGCTGCTCAAGTATGGCGGATCTTTGAAGGCCGAACATGGCACGGGGCGGAATATTGCCCCCTTCGTAGAGGCCGAGTGGGGGGGCAAGGCGTATAGCATCATGAAACAAGTGAAGCGCCTATTGGATCCCGACAACTTGCTCAACCCCGGTGTCATTCTCAACAACGATAAAGCTGCACATATCCGAAACCTAAAGTCGCTGCCAGTGGTAGAAACCGAGGTGGACAAGTGCGTGGAGTGTGGTTTTTGCGAAAACCGTTGCCCCAGTCGTGATTTTACCCTTTCTCCACGCCAACGTATCGGAATCCGGCGGGCGATACGCCGCTTAGAAGCTGCTGGAAAACACGAAGACGTACGCCAATTACGACAAGAATACCGCTTCGATGGCTTGGAAACCTGTGCCGTAGATGGCTTATGCGCTTTGGATTGTCCCGTGGGGATCAATACAGGCGATTTGGTGAAGCGCCTTAGACGGGAAGGCCATTCTCGGTTTGCCCAAAAAATGGCCCTCCAAGTGGCCCAATCGTTCCGGAACACCGTCCGTGCTACACGTTTTGGACTACAGATGGGCGGCCAAGTAAACCGTGTTTTAGGGCGTAGAGCAATGGAGCGCCTTACGGGCGCCGCAAAAAAACTGAACCATACCTTTCCAAAATGGTCTGACCAATTACAAACACCTCCAGAGCTGATTGCCCATACACCCGCGAAGGCCGATGCCGTGTATTTTGCCACTTGTATCACCCGTACCTTGGGTGACGGCGAGGGCGGAAAACCGTCTCTTCTTCGTACCTTTATCGAGGTAGCCGAGCGTGCCGGCGTTTCTCTTTTCTTGCCTACCAGCATTGGTGGCTATTGTTGTAGCCAAATTTTCTCCTCGAAGGGCTACACACAGGCACAAGAATACATGGCCAATTATGTGGTAGAAGCATTATACCAATGGACGGAGGGCGGAAAATTGCCCGTCGTTCTGGACGTTTCGTCGTGTACGCAGTCCATTCGCGGTATTCGTCCGGTGTTATCCCCGCGAAATCAACGTTACTTCGACTCGCTCACGATCTATGATAGCATCGAGTTCGTCGCCGAATATTTATTGCCACGTCTCGATATTCGACATAAAAAGCACCGCGTCGCTCTTCATCCGGTTTGTTCGCTCTACAAAATGGGAACGGTTGAGGTTTTAGAGAAAGTGGCCCAAGCCTGTGCGCTGCATACCTTCACGCCGGAACATGCCGGATGTTGTGGGATGGCGGGCGATCGTGGGTTTGTGGTTCCCGGTCTGACGGTGGCCGCCACTGCACGCGAGGTTGCCGAACTCCATGCCGTTTCTTGCGATGGATATTATGCCACCTCCCGTCCTTGCGAATTAAGTTTGGGCGAAACCTCTGGTTTGCCTTTCGAGTCTATTCTTTATTTGTTGGAAGAAGTTACCCGCCCTTAA